From Microbacterium sp. 10M-3C3:
CGCGCCCCGCGATGAGCACAACGTGCTCCGTGGTGCCGGCGCCGTGCGGGCGGGACGCGCGCGGTGCGCCGGGCTCGGCGCTGATGAGGTAGATGTCGCGCCGCACGTGCGGCGGGCTCGCCGACAGCAGGGCGGCCGCATACGGCGCGTCGGCCGCGGCGACGGCGGTCGCCGCATCCGCCCGCACGAGGCGCGGCGCGGCCGAGCCCTCGTCGACCAGTGCGGCGAACGGGATGCCCATCGCGGTGGCGAGCGCCCACAGCGTCTCGACGCTCGGGTTCGCCCGGCCGGTCTCGAGCTGCGACACGGTGGCCTTCGACACCCCCGAGCGCCGCGCGAGCTCCGACGCGGACAGTCCGGCGCGCTCGCGCTCCCTGCGGAGGGCGGCGGCGATGCGCTCAGGCAGCGTGCTCATCGGTTCAGTATGGCGAACGATCGTTCGACTTGACAAACGATGGAGCGCGCGCGGACGATGGCCGCATGCCCCCCGCCGATCCGTCCGCGCGTGCGGCGGTGCGCCAGGGCCTCGCCGTCGCCCTGGCGACGAGCGCGTACGGCATCTCGTTCGGCGCACTCGCGACGGCCTCCGGGCTCGACGTGTGGCAGACGTGCGTGCTGAGCCTGCTCATGTTCACGGGCGGCTCGCAGTTCGCGTTCGTCGGGGTGATCGGCGCGGGCGGCCTCGCCGCCGCACCGGCCGCGATCGCCTCAGCCGCGCTCCTGGGCGTGCGCAACGCCGCCTACGCGATGCGGATGTCGCCGGTGCTCGGCGGCGGCCCATGGCGCCGCCTGCTGGCGGCGCCGTTCACGATCGACGAATCCACCGCGGTGTCTCTCGCGCAGTCCTCTCCGAGGGCGCGACGCATCGGCTTCTGGGTGACCGGGGTCGCGATCTACGTCGGATGGAACCTCTCGACGCTCGTCGGTGCGCTCGTCGGCGACCTGCTCGGCGACCCCCGCCGGTACGGCCTGGACGCGGCCGCGGCCGCGGCCTTCCTCGCGCTGCTGTGGCCGAGGCTCCGCGGCCGGCAGGCGATCGCCGTGGGCGCCGGTGCGGCCGTCGTCGCGGTCGTGCTCACGCCGGCCCTGATGCCGGGGCTTCCCGTCGTGGTTGCGGCGACGGTCGCCCTCGTCGTCGGCTGGACGAACCTCCTCGGCGCTCGCGGGCGAGCAGGTGACGCGCTCGACGTGCCCGAGCGGGAGGGGCTGCCGTGACCCTGTGGACCGCCGTGCTCCTCGCCTCGGTCGTATGCCTCGCGGTGAAGGCCGTCGGCTACGCCGTCCCGCCGCGGGTGCTCGAGGCGCCCCGGCCCGCGCGCATCGCCGACCTGCTCACCGTCGCGCTCCTGGCCGCGCTCGTGGCCGTGCAGACCGTGGCCGCGGGGCAGGCGCTGGCGGTGGATGCCCGCATCCCCGCCGTCCTCGTCGCCGGCGGGCTGCTCGCCCTGCGGGCGCCGTTCCTGGTCGTGGTGATGGCCGCGGCGCTCGTGGCCGCGGGACTGCGGTGGGTCGGCTGGGCGGCCTGACAGCTGCGCGCGCCTAGACTGTCGCGGTGACATCCCCGGCTCTGCGCCTGATCGCGGCCCGTCTGCTCACGTGGGCGATCTCCCTCGTGGTGGGCGCCGTCTACGGCACGGCCGCGACCGTCGCGCACGCCTTCACCGTGATCGGCCTGCCGCTGGGCCTCGTGCTCGCGATCGTCGGCACGGGCGGGCTGCTCGTCGCGTTCCGCGCCTTGACGGGCGACCGGTGGACGGCGCTCGCGGGCGGCCTCGGCGTCCTGCTGGCGACCTTCGTCTTCAGCAACGTCGGCCCCGGCGGCTCGGCCATCGTGGCGCCGGCGACGGATGCGACGGCCTGGATCCCCGTCGCATGGACCATCGCGGTGCCGATCCTCGTCGCCCTCGTCGTGGCGTGGCCCGACCTGCGGCCCCGCGCGACCGACGATCGCGGCGCGCGCGCATAGACTGGAGGGCGTGACGTATGTGATCGCCCTCCCGTGCGTGGACGTCAAGGACCGCGCCTGCATCGACGAGTGCCCGGTCGACTGCATCTACGAGGGCGAGCGATCGCTCTACATCCATCCCGACGAGTGCGTCGACTGCGGGGCGTGCGAGCCGGTGTGCCCCGTCGAGGCGATCTACTACGAGGACGACCTGCCCGACGAGTGGCAGGACTACTACAAGGCCAACGTCGAGTTCTTCGACGACATCGGCTCGCCGGGCGGTGCGGCCAAGGTCGGTGTCATCGCGAAGGACCACCCGCTCATCGCCGCGCTGCCGCCGCAGGGCGAGTGACCCCGCGCTGATGGGCGTCGCCGATCTCGCCGACTATCCGTGGGACGCGGTCGCGCCGTACGCCGAGCGCGCCCGACGGCATCCCGACGGGATCGTCGACCTGTCCGTCGGCTCGCCCGTCGACCCCACGCCGGGCGTCGTGGCCGACGCGCTGCGTGCGGCGACCGACGCGCACGCATACCCGCTGACCGCGGGCACCCCGGCGCTGCGCGAGGCGATCGCGGCATGGTACGCGCGTCGGCGCGGCGTGCCCGGCCTCACGCCGGCGCACGTGCTGCCGACCGTGGGCTCGAAGGAGCTCGTGGCTCTGCTGCCGCTGCTCCTCGGCCTCGGCGCCGGCGACCTCGTCGTGCACCCGCGGGCGGCGTACCCGACCTACGACGTCGGCGCGCGGCTGGTCGACGCGGAGCCGCTCGCGGTCGACGACCCGGCGCAGTGGCCGGCCGGCACGCGGCTGGTGTGGATCAACTCGCCCGGCAATCCCGACGGGCGCGTGCTCGACCGAGCGCAGCTGCGTGCCGCCGTCGAGCGCGCGCGCGAGCTCGGGGCCGTGCTGGCGTCCGACGAGTGCTACGCCGAGCTCGGCTGGGATGGGCCGTGGGCGGATGCGGCCGTGCCGAGCGTGCTCGATCCCGCCGTCACCGACGGCGACACGGCGGGGCTGCTCTCGGTGTACTCGCTGAGCAAGCAGTCCAACCTCGCCGGCTACCGAGCCGCGTTCATCGCGGGCGACCCGGCGATCGTGTCGCGCGTGCTGACCGCCCGCCGTCACCTGGGCCTCATGCCGCCGGCGCCGGTGCAGGCGGCCATGGCCGTCGCGCTCGGCGACGACGCGCACGTCGCAGCGCAGAAGGAGCGCTACCGCACGCGCCGCGCCGTGCTCAAGCCCGCCGTCGAGGCCGCGGGCTTCCGCATCGACGAGAGCGAGGCCGGTCTCTACCTGTGGGCGACCGAGGGTCGTGACGCGTGGGACAGCCTGTCGCGCCTGGCCGATCTCGGCATCCTGGCCGGTCCGGGCCACTTCTACGGTCCGCACCATCCGCAGCACATCCGGCTGTCGCTGACCGCGACGGACGAGCGCATCGCCGCCGCCGCGGCGCGGCTGCGCGCGACCGCCGGCTGATCTTTGGCGTCCTTCTCCAGCGACTCCCCAGGTCCTTTGTCCGTGTCCGAGATACCGCTGGCCGCCTACTAGGCTGTAAAGGCACGGGGACAGGACACTATCCGCGTCGACGTGCCGGCCGGCGCGTACGGACGCGCCTTCGGCCGCCAGGCGAGCGATCACGGATCGCAGCGATCGGACATCGCAAGGAGGCGCAGTGAGCGACAGCGGAACGCAGCAGGAGACGGCGACCCTCACGGTCGGCGGCCGCACCGCCGAATTCCCGGTGATCCCGGGCACCGACGGCGTCCCCAGCGTCGACATCGCGTCGTTCATGCGCCAGACCGGCCACACGACGCTCGACTACGGCTTCGTGAACACCGCCTCCACGAAGTCCGCCATCACCTTCATCGACGGCGACCAGGGCATCCTGCGCTACCGCGGATACCCGATCGCGCAGCTCGCGAAGAACAGCACGTACCTCGAGGTGGCGTGGCTGCTCATCTACGGCGAGCTGCCGACGCCCGACGAGCTCGCAGCCTTCGACGAGCGCATCCGGCGCCACACCCTCCTGCACGAGGACCTCAAGCGCTTCTTCTCCGCGCTGCCGCACACGGCGCACCCCATGTCGGTGCTGTCGGCGGCCACCGCGGCCCTCTCGACCTACTACGAGCGCGAGTCCGACCCGCACAACCCGGAGCACGTCGAGCTGAACACCGTCCGGATGCTCGCGAAGCTGCCCGTCATCGCGGCGTACGCGCACAAGAAGAGCGTCGGCCAGGCGTTCCTGTACCCCGACAACTCGCTCGGCTTCGTCGACAACTTCCTGAAGCTCAACTTCGGTGTGCTGAGCGAGATCTACGAGGTCAACCCGGTCATGTCGCGGGCCCTCGAGCGGCTGCTCATCCTCCACGAGGACCACGAGCAGAACGCGTCGACCTCGACCGTGCGCCTGGTCGGCTCGACCGGCGCGAACCAGTTCTCTTCCATCTCCGCCGGCATCAACGCGCTCTACGGTCCGCTGCACGGCGGCGCCAACGAGGCGGTCCTGGAGATGCTCGGTCGCATCCGCGACTCCGGTGAGAGCGTCGAGCGCTTCGTCGAGCGCGTGAAGAACAAGGAGGACGGGGTCAAGCTCATGGGCTTCGGCCACCGCGTCTACAAGAACTACGACCCGCGGGCGAAGCTCGTGAAGGAGTCGGCCGACGAGGTGCTCGAGGCGCTCGGCGTGAGCGATCCGCTGCTCGACCTCGCGAAGCAGCTCGAGGAGATCGCCCTCAACGACGACTACTTCAAGGAGCGCCGTCTCTACCCGAACGTCGACTTCTACACGGGCGTGATCTATAAGGCCATGGGCTTCCCGACGCGCATGTTCACGGTGCTGTTCGCGATCGGCCGGCTGCCCGGATGGCTCGCGCACTGGCGCGAGATGCAGAGCGACCCGCAGACCAAGATCGGCCGCCCCCAGCAGCTGTACATCGGCGCCTCGGAGCGGAACTACCCCGGCGTCGGTTGATGCCGCGCCTGCTCGTCCGCAAGCCGTCGCCGCACCTGGCCGACGGCGAGCTCACCCACCTCGAGCGCGTCCCCGTGGACGCCGCGCTCGCGCGCTCGCAGTGGGAGGCGTACGTCGACGTCTTCCGTGCGCGCGGCTGGGACGTCGTGCCTGTGCCGGCCGACGACGCGCATCCCGACGGCGTGTTCGTGGAGGATGCGGTGGTCGTCTTCGACGACGTGGCGGTCGTCTGCCGTGCCGGCGCGCTGTCGCGGCGCGGCGAGGCGGCCACGGTCGCGCCCGTCCTCGCGACGCTCGGTCTGCCGGTGGCGGAGATCACGGCGCCCGGCACGCTCGACGGGGGAGACGTCCTGAAGATCGGGCGCACCGCCTACGTCGGTCTGTCGGCGCGCACGAACACCGTCGCCGTCGATCAGCTGCGTGCGCTGCTCGAGCCGCGCGGCTGGAGCGTCGTCGCCGTGCCGGTGACGCGCGTGCTCCACCTGAAGAGCGCCGTCACGGCGCTCCCGGACGGCACGGTCATCGGCTACCCGCCGCTCGTGGACGACCCGGGAGTGTTCGACCGTTTCCTTCCGGTGCCCGAGGAGCACGGCACGGCCGTCGTCGTCCTGGACTCGCGGACGGTGCTGATGTCGGCGGACGCACCGGCGACCGCCGAGCTCTTCCGTGCGCGCGGGCTGAACGTGGTGACGGTGCCGGTGAGCGAGTTCGAGAAGCTCGAGGGCTGCGTCACCTGCCTGTCGGTGCGCGTCCGCGATCTCGCTCGCTGACGCGCACCGACAGGTTGCGGTGACTCAGGCGGCGTCGGCGAGAGCCGTCGCCTCCCGGGCGGCGCCCTCTTCGCGACGACGCGCCTCGGCGGTCTCGGACGAGCGGCGGCCCGTGCGCACCGTGCCGACGACGACGGCGGCGGCGAGGGCGAGGGAGGCGACCACGATCCATGCCACGTCGTATCCGAGCTCGCGCGGTGCGCCCGAGCGGTCGACCTGGCCGAAGACGATCGCGGAGGTCACGGCCGACCCCATCGCGGAGCCGATGGTTCGCAGGTTCGCGTTCATCCCGGTCGCGACGCCGACGCGGTCGGCCGGCACGCTCTGGACGATGATGCTCGCGGATGCGGCGTAGGCGAGGCCGATGCCCACGCCGAACACGCCGCCCGCCACCGCCAGCTGCCACACCTGCGCGTGCGCGACGACGGCTGCCACCACCGCGAGGCCCATCGCGCCGGCGCCGAGCCCGAGCAGGGCGCGCAGCGGGAGGAGGCGCGACAGGGCGCCGGTCGCGAAGCCGACCGCGCTCATGCCGACGAGGAGGGGCAGCAGGACGAGCCCGGCGGCTCCGGCGCTCAGGCCGAGCCCCCAGCCGGTGGTCTCGGCGACCTGCAGGAACTGCGGCAGGTAGCCCCAGAACCCGAAGGCGGCGGCCCCGACGAGGATGCCCGCGAGGTTCGTCGGCCAGATCGCTCGGTCCAGCAGCATCCGGATGTCCACGAGCGGCTCGGCCGCCCGCAGCTCGGCGACGACCCAGGCCGCGAGGAGCACCGCGGCGGCGACGAAGAGTCCGATCGTCGGGGGCGCGCCCCAGCCCCAGCGGCTGCCGGAGCTCAGCGGCACGAGCAGGGCGATGAGCCACGCCGACAGCAGCGCGGCCGACACGAGGTTGACGCGGCCGCGGGCGCGGCTGCCGGCGGCGGGGACCACGAGCCGGGTCGCCGCGAACCCGAGCGCGCCGATGACGAGGGGCAGCGCGAACAGCGTGCGCCAGCCGAAGGCGTCGGCGAGGGGACCGGCGAGCACGCTGCCCGCCGCGCCGCCGATGCCGATGACCGCGCTCGTCGCGCCGATCGCGCCGGTGACCCGGTGCGGCGGCAGCGTGTCGCGCACGAGGCCGAAGGCGAGCGGGAACAGCGCGCCGCCGACGCCCTGCAGCACACGGCCGACGAGCAGCGTCGTGAGGTCGGGAGCAACCAGGGCGACCACGTCGCCGAGTGCGACGACGGCGAGGACGGCGAGGAACGTGCGTCGCCGGCCGGCGAGGTCGCCGACCCGGCCGAGCAAGGGTGTGGCCACGGCCGCGGCGATCAGCCACGCGGTCATGGTCCACGAGGCCGCGTCGGCGCTCGCACCGAGATCGGTCTGGATGAGGGGGATGACGGGGATGACGAGGTTCTGCAGCAGCGCGATCGAGGCGACGCTCACGGCGATCGCGGCGAATCGGATGCCGGAGGGGGTGGATACGGACATGTCGACCTTCCCACGCGCGAGTCGGCGCGTATGATGGTGGGAGTGGAGGAAGCCTCCGCTTAAAGATTAGCGGAGGCGCCCTCCGTTTACAACCGGAGTTCACCGTGTCCGATTCCGTCGCCGACATCACGCTGCGTCGACCGCGTCGCGCCGACGCCGCGCGCAACTACGACGCGCTCGTCGCCGCGGCGCGTGAGGCGTTCGCCGCGCACGGCGCGTCCGCGTCGCTCGAGGACATCGCGCGGCGCGCGGGTGTGGGGATCGGCACGCTGTACCGGAACTTCCCGACGCGCGACGACCTCATCGAATCGGTCTACGTGTCCGAGGTGCTCGCGCTCGTCGAGGCCGCCGACGAGGTGCGCGACCGCGAGCCGTGGGCGGCGCTCGAGGCGTGGCTCGCGCGATTCGTGCAGTACGTCGGCACGAAGCGAGCCCTCGTCGAGGGCCTCACGCGCGAGTCGGACGTGCTCGCGCAATGCCGCGCGATCATGTACGGCGCCGGCGAGCCGCTCCTCGTGCGGGCGCAGGACAGCGGCGACGTCGATCCCGCGCTCACGATCCGCGACGTGGTGCGGCTCATCGCCGGGGTGACCGCCGTCAGCACGTACGAGGACGACGCGCAGCGCGACCGCGTCCTCGCCGCCGCGGTGCGCGGGCTCCGGGCCTGACGCGATCGGTCAGGTGTGCAGCGCCTCGTTGAGCGTGACGCCCACGCCCGCGCGCGGCACGGCCTCCACGGCGCCCGTCAGCGAGTTGCGCCGGAACAGCAGTCCGTCCCGGCCGGACAGCGCCGCGCCCTTCACCGACGGCGGCGAGCCGTCGGCGCGCGGCGGCTCGCCCGGCAGCACGATCTTCGTGCCGGCCGTCACGTACAGCCCCGCCTCGACCACGCAGTCGTCGCCGAGCGAGATGCCGATGCCGGCGTTGGCGCCGAGCAGTGTGCGCGCGCCGATCGAGATGCGGTGCGTGCCACCGCCCGAGAGCGTCCCCATGATGGAGGCGCCGCCACCGATGTCGGAGCCGTCGCCGACGACGACGCCCTGGGAGATGCGGCCCTCGACCATCGAGGCGCCGAGCGTTCCGGCGTTGAAGTTCACGAATCCCTCGTGCATGACCGTCGTGCCGGGGGAGAGGTAGGCGCCCAGCCTGACGCGCGACGCGTCCGCGATGCGCACGCCCGGGGGCGTGACGTAGTCGAGCAGGCGCGGGAACTTGTCCAGGCCCTGCACCTGGACGCCTTCGCGGAGCAGCGTCGGTCGGAGGCGCGTGGCCGCATCCGGATGCATCGGGCCCGCCGTCGTCCATGCGACGTTCGGGAGGTGGCCGAAGACGCCCTCGAGGGAGAGCTCGTTCGGCGCGACGAGGCGGTGCGACAGCGCGTGCAGCCGCAGATACGCGTCGGCGGTGCCGGCCGGCGGCGCGTCGAGGTCGATCTCGACGGCGACGACCTCGACGTCGACGGCGCGCCGGGGATCGGGCACCGCGAGCTGCTCGAGGGCGGCGGGCGGGAGCGCCGGGTCGAGGCCGAGCGGCAGTCGGCCGGGCGCCGGTTCGGGGTACCACGTGTCCAGGACCGTGCCGTCCTCGGCCACCGTCTGAAGCCCCCAGCCCCACACCCATCGCGCGTCGCTCATGCCCTCTACGGTAGCGGCTCGCCTCGGGGCCGTCCGACCGCCGCCGGTAGGATCGTGCCGTGCCCCTCCTCGATCCCACCCAGTCCTCCGTCGAGCTGACCCGCGCGATCTGCGACATCCCGTCGGTGTCGGGCGAGGAGAAGACGCTCGCCGACGCGATCGAGGAGATCGTGGCGCCGCTGGAGCATCTCGACGTCTTCCGTGACGGCGACACGATCGTCGCGCGCACGCAGCTCGGCCGCGAGCGCCGTGTCGTGATCGCGGGGCACATCGACACGGTGCCGATCAACGGCAATGTCCCGACACGCGACATCGAGATGGATGGCGTGCCGTACCTGTGGGGGCGCGGCACGGTGGATATGAAGGCCGGCGTCGCGGTGCAGCTCAAGCTCGCCGTCGAGCTCACCGATCCCCGCGTCGACATCACGTGGATGTGGTACGACCACGAGGAGGTCGACGCCGACCTCAACGGGCTCACACGGCTCTCGCGCACCCGCCCCGATCTGTTCGCGGGCGACTTCGCGATCCTCGGCGAACCGTCGGACGGCGAGGTCGAGGGCGGATGCAACGGCAACCTCCGCGCGCTCGTGCGCACGAGCGGCGTGCGCGCGCACAGTGCGCGCGCGTGGATCGGCGAGAACGCGATCCACAAGGCCGCGCCGATCCTCATGCGTCTGGCGGAGTACCGCCCGCGCGACGTCGAGGTGGAGGGGCTCGTCTATCGCGAGGGTCTGAACGCGGTGCGGATCTCGGGCGGTGTGGCCGGCAACGTCATCCCCGACGAGTGCGTCGTCGAGGTCAACTACCGCTTCGCGCCGAGTCGCGACGCCGACGAGGCCTCGCGCCACGTGCGGGACGTGTTCGCGGGTTTCGACGTCGAGGTCGTCGACATCGCGCCCGGCGCGCGTCCGGGGCTCGACGCGGCGCTCGCCCAGGAGTTCGTCACCGCCGTCGGAGCGGCCCCGCGCCCCAAGTACGGCTGGACCGACGTCGCGCGCTTCTCGGCGATGGGCGTGCCCGCGGTGAACTACGGCCCCGGCGATCCGCACCTCGCCCACCACGACGAGGAGCGCGTGCCGCTCCACCAGATCGACGCCGTCGAGCGCGGGCTGCGCGCGTGGCTGACGTCGTCCTGACGCGCCTGCGGCGCCTGCCCGCGCCGGTCCCGATCGCGCTGGTCTACGTCGCCGCCCGGGTCGTCACGACCCTGTTCCTGATCGCGGCCGCCGACCTCTCCGGCCCGGCGTCTCGGTTCGGACCGGACGCCGACCTCGGCACCCTCGTGCTCGGCTGGGACGCGCAGTGGTAC
This genomic window contains:
- a CDS encoding XRE family transcriptional regulator, whose product is MSTLPERIAAALRRERERAGLSASELARRSGVSKATVSQLETGRANPSVETLWALATAMGIPFAALVDEGSAAPRLVRADAATAVAAADAPYAAALLSASPPHVRRDIYLISAEPGAPRASRPHGAGTTEHVVLIAGRARVGPEDAPYELGPGDYLSYPGDAPHVFEALTPGTRAVLVSELR
- a CDS encoding AzlC family ABC transporter permease, yielding MPPADPSARAAVRQGLAVALATSAYGISFGALATASGLDVWQTCVLSLLMFTGGSQFAFVGVIGAGGLAAAPAAIASAALLGVRNAAYAMRMSPVLGGGPWRRLLAAPFTIDESTAVSLAQSSPRARRIGFWVTGVAIYVGWNLSTLVGALVGDLLGDPRRYGLDAAAAAAFLALLWPRLRGRQAIAVGAGAAVVAVVLTPALMPGLPVVVAATVALVVGWTNLLGARGRAGDALDVPEREGLP
- a CDS encoding AzlD domain-containing protein; this encodes MTLWTAVLLASVVCLAVKAVGYAVPPRVLEAPRPARIADLLTVALLAALVAVQTVAAGQALAVDARIPAVLVAGGLLALRAPFLVVVMAAALVAAGLRWVGWAA
- a CDS encoding histidinol dehydrogenase, coding for MTSPALRLIAARLLTWAISLVVGAVYGTAATVAHAFTVIGLPLGLVLAIVGTGGLLVAFRALTGDRWTALAGGLGVLLATFVFSNVGPGGSAIVAPATDATAWIPVAWTIAVPILVALVVAWPDLRPRATDDRGARA
- the fdxA gene encoding ferredoxin: MTYVIALPCVDVKDRACIDECPVDCIYEGERSLYIHPDECVDCGACEPVCPVEAIYYEDDLPDEWQDYYKANVEFFDDIGSPGGAAKVGVIAKDHPLIAALPPQGE
- the dapC gene encoding succinyldiaminopimelate transaminase gives rise to the protein MGVADLADYPWDAVAPYAERARRHPDGIVDLSVGSPVDPTPGVVADALRAATDAHAYPLTAGTPALREAIAAWYARRRGVPGLTPAHVLPTVGSKELVALLPLLLGLGAGDLVVHPRAAYPTYDVGARLVDAEPLAVDDPAQWPAGTRLVWINSPGNPDGRVLDRAQLRAAVERARELGAVLASDECYAELGWDGPWADAAVPSVLDPAVTDGDTAGLLSVYSLSKQSNLAGYRAAFIAGDPAIVSRVLTARRHLGLMPPAPVQAAMAVALGDDAHVAAQKERYRTRRAVLKPAVEAAGFRIDESEAGLYLWATEGRDAWDSLSRLADLGILAGPGHFYGPHHPQHIRLSLTATDERIAAAAARLRATAG
- a CDS encoding citrate synthase, with the protein product MSDSGTQQETATLTVGGRTAEFPVIPGTDGVPSVDIASFMRQTGHTTLDYGFVNTASTKSAITFIDGDQGILRYRGYPIAQLAKNSTYLEVAWLLIYGELPTPDELAAFDERIRRHTLLHEDLKRFFSALPHTAHPMSVLSAATAALSTYYERESDPHNPEHVELNTVRMLAKLPVIAAYAHKKSVGQAFLYPDNSLGFVDNFLKLNFGVLSEIYEVNPVMSRALERLLILHEDHEQNASTSTVRLVGSTGANQFSSISAGINALYGPLHGGANEAVLEMLGRIRDSGESVERFVERVKNKEDGVKLMGFGHRVYKNYDPRAKLVKESADEVLEALGVSDPLLDLAKQLEEIALNDDYFKERRLYPNVDFYTGVIYKAMGFPTRMFTVLFAIGRLPGWLAHWREMQSDPQTKIGRPQQLYIGASERNYPGVG
- the ddaH gene encoding dimethylargininase; translated protein: MPRLLVRKPSPHLADGELTHLERVPVDAALARSQWEAYVDVFRARGWDVVPVPADDAHPDGVFVEDAVVVFDDVAVVCRAGALSRRGEAATVAPVLATLGLPVAEITAPGTLDGGDVLKIGRTAYVGLSARTNTVAVDQLRALLEPRGWSVVAVPVTRVLHLKSAVTALPDGTVIGYPPLVDDPGVFDRFLPVPEEHGTAVVVLDSRTVLMSADAPATAELFRARGLNVVTVPVSEFEKLEGCVTCLSVRVRDLAR
- a CDS encoding MFS transporter, which encodes MSVSTPSGIRFAAIAVSVASIALLQNLVIPVIPLIQTDLGASADAASWTMTAWLIAAAVATPLLGRVGDLAGRRRTFLAVLAVVALGDVVALVAPDLTTLLVGRVLQGVGGALFPLAFGLVRDTLPPHRVTGAIGATSAVIGIGGAAGSVLAGPLADAFGWRTLFALPLVIGALGFAATRLVVPAAGSRARGRVNLVSAALLSAWLIALLVPLSSGSRWGWGAPPTIGLFVAAAVLLAAWVVAELRAAEPLVDIRMLLDRAIWPTNLAGILVGAAAFGFWGYLPQFLQVAETTGWGLGLSAGAAGLVLLPLLVGMSAVGFATGALSRLLPLRALLGLGAGAMGLAVVAAVVAHAQVWQLAVAGGVFGVGIGLAYAASASIIVQSVPADRVGVATGMNANLRTIGSAMGSAVTSAIVFGQVDRSGAPRELGYDVAWIVVASLALAAAVVVGTVRTGRRSSETAEARRREEGAAREATALADAA
- a CDS encoding TetR/AcrR family transcriptional regulator, with protein sequence MSDSVADITLRRPRRADAARNYDALVAAAREAFAAHGASASLEDIARRAGVGIGTLYRNFPTRDDLIESVYVSEVLALVEAADEVRDREPWAALEAWLARFVQYVGTKRALVEGLTRESDVLAQCRAIMYGAGEPLLVRAQDSGDVDPALTIRDVVRLIAGVTAVSTYEDDAQRDRVLAAAVRGLRA
- the dapD gene encoding 2,3,4,5-tetrahydropyridine-2,6-dicarboxylate N-succinyltransferase, producing MSDARWVWGWGLQTVAEDGTVLDTWYPEPAPGRLPLGLDPALPPAALEQLAVPDPRRAVDVEVVAVEIDLDAPPAGTADAYLRLHALSHRLVAPNELSLEGVFGHLPNVAWTTAGPMHPDAATRLRPTLLREGVQVQGLDKFPRLLDYVTPPGVRIADASRVRLGAYLSPGTTVMHEGFVNFNAGTLGASMVEGRISQGVVVGDGSDIGGGASIMGTLSGGGTHRISIGARTLLGANAGIGISLGDDCVVEAGLYVTAGTKIVLPGEPPRADGSPPSVKGAALSGRDGLLFRRNSLTGAVEAVPRAGVGVTLNEALHT
- the dapE gene encoding succinyl-diaminopimelate desuccinylase; the encoded protein is MPLLDPTQSSVELTRAICDIPSVSGEEKTLADAIEEIVAPLEHLDVFRDGDTIVARTQLGRERRVVIAGHIDTVPINGNVPTRDIEMDGVPYLWGRGTVDMKAGVAVQLKLAVELTDPRVDITWMWYDHEEVDADLNGLTRLSRTRPDLFAGDFAILGEPSDGEVEGGCNGNLRALVRTSGVRAHSARAWIGENAIHKAAPILMRLAEYRPRDVEVEGLVYREGLNAVRISGGVAGNVIPDECVVEVNYRFAPSRDADEASRHVRDVFAGFDVEVVDIAPGARPGLDAALAQEFVTAVGAAPRPKYGWTDVARFSAMGVPAVNYGPGDPHLAHHDEERVPLHQIDAVERGLRAWLTSS